The following proteins come from a genomic window of Kitasatospora cineracea:
- a CDS encoding DUF4097 domain-containing protein has product MSEQQQPPHPTVPPRPVGPPPPTAPPRPRHRAGRWGAVAAALVLVGAGAIALADRDGTTDTGAGPHVLPGSPQALLLDGVSGRVEITAAQGTAATAEYLPEGTGHPGPVALGPAGSDGAVPVRCAAADGGPFDRCGGLLRLAVPEDTALTVRQESGEITLSGLRGDLALSLASVRCTAVGLRPQHATVSIRSGSADLGFAAPPGDLTVESASASVALRLPQPDGGYAFDSDASSADVRIGLPEQPGAAHRVRLRTTSASVAVLPAAVEQRAEP; this is encoded by the coding sequence ATGAGCGAGCAGCAGCAGCCACCGCACCCGACCGTCCCGCCGCGGCCGGTGGGCCCGCCGCCGCCGACGGCTCCGCCGCGACCCCGGCACCGGGCCGGGCGGTGGGGCGCGGTGGCGGCGGCCCTGGTGCTGGTCGGGGCCGGCGCCATCGCCCTCGCCGACCGGGACGGGACGACGGACACCGGGGCCGGTCCGCACGTCCTGCCGGGCAGCCCGCAGGCGCTGCTGCTGGACGGCGTGTCGGGCCGGGTGGAGATCACCGCCGCGCAGGGGACCGCCGCCACCGCCGAGTACCTGCCCGAGGGCACGGGGCACCCCGGACCGGTCGCCCTCGGCCCGGCCGGGAGCGACGGCGCCGTGCCCGTGCGGTGCGCCGCCGCGGACGGCGGGCCGTTCGACCGGTGCGGCGGGCTGCTGCGGCTCGCCGTCCCCGAGGACACCGCGCTGACGGTCCGCCAGGAGTCCGGGGAGATCACGCTGTCCGGGCTGCGCGGCGACCTCGCGCTGTCCCTGGCCTCGGTCCGCTGCACCGCCGTCGGCCTGCGCCCGCAGCACGCGACGGTGTCGATCCGCTCCGGCAGCGCCGACCTGGGCTTCGCCGCCCCGCCCGGCGACCTCACCGTGGAATCCGCCTCCGCCTCGGTGGCGCTGCGGCTCCCGCAACCGGACGGCGGCTACGCGTTCGACTCGGATGCGTCCTCCGCCGACGTCCGGATCGGCCTGCCCGAACAGCCGGGCGCCGCCCACCGGGTGCGGCTGCGCACTACCTCGGCCTCGGTGGCGGTGCTGCCCGCCGCCGTCGAGCAGCGGGCCGAGCCGTAG
- a CDS encoding TetR/AcrR family transcriptional regulator gives MSDLPEDGPRERILATATRLFAERGYDATSTRAIGDAVGLNIATVAYHVGAKPELYREVMRRAHLAQRRVVTEALVRLHACGPTPGETRAALLAFVDDYLSFCLGHPEVPALWMRRWLAEGADHSDIETEFAGPLLAEVATAVRAVLDRSGLGPGTDVEMLVFTIVWTSHSFGRAGVIDPDGTRRGPLDLPVLDRFRRHLHTVVTAVVDHA, from the coding sequence ATGAGCGACCTGCCCGAGGACGGCCCCCGCGAACGCATCCTGGCGACCGCCACCCGGCTGTTCGCCGAACGCGGCTACGACGCCACCAGCACCCGGGCGATCGGCGACGCGGTCGGTCTGAACATCGCCACCGTCGCCTACCACGTCGGCGCCAAGCCCGAGCTCTACCGCGAGGTGATGCGCCGCGCCCACCTCGCCCAGCGCCGGGTCGTCACCGAGGCCCTGGTCCGCCTGCACGCCTGCGGCCCCACCCCCGGCGAGACCCGCGCCGCCCTGCTCGCCTTCGTCGACGACTACCTGTCCTTCTGCCTCGGCCACCCCGAGGTGCCCGCCCTGTGGATGCGCCGCTGGCTGGCCGAGGGCGCCGACCACTCCGACATCGAGACCGAGTTCGCCGGCCCGCTGCTCGCCGAGGTCGCCACCGCCGTCCGCGCCGTCCTCGACCGGTCCGGCCTCGGCCCCGGCACCGACGTCGAGATGCTGGTCTTCACCATCGTCTGGACCTCCCACTCCTTCGGCCGGGCCGGCGTCATCGACCCGGACGGCACCCGCCGCGGCCCCCTCGACCTCCCCGTCCTGGACCGCTTCCGCCGCCACCTGCACACCGTGGTCACCGCCGTCGTCGACCACGCCTGA
- a CDS encoding MFS transporter, producing the protein MTEVRAGRKALTLYAAGSVGMGVWVTVPGLLLLYFLTDVLGVSAALAGPALLLPKAVDVVVHPLLGSRSDRQARRDGHRRRMMRGGLLLGAALAAMFSVPPALTGRGAALWVGGWFTAGNLLFAAFQVPYLTTPSDLAVGYHERTRVFMFRMALLTAGLLAAGVAAPALSSGGTRTDYTRMALLLAAAMAASAAVALRGVRRLTAECGFRAPAERAGHSTRAALRTALRDRNFRPLVLSYLFTGTTTHLFLAALPYVTAYVFRDGRLTALFMGLFLAPAMLSGPAWTAWSRRAGNGKQRGLLISQAGFATGSVLLLPAAALLDGPARTAATAAVVMAMGTAFAGLQLFAFALLPDAVAAADTAEAGAYTGVWTAAEATGTAVGPYLYSAVLALGGFVSSTGGAHAPQSDTALTALLTGFTLLPAALMALALALQRRCALDTGQRLG; encoded by the coding sequence GTGACGGAGGTCCGGGCCGGGCGGAAGGCGCTCACGCTGTACGCGGCCGGGTCGGTCGGCATGGGCGTCTGGGTCACCGTGCCCGGACTGCTGCTGCTGTACTTCCTCACCGACGTGCTCGGCGTGAGCGCCGCCCTGGCCGGACCCGCCCTGCTGCTGCCCAAGGCCGTCGACGTCGTCGTCCACCCGTTGCTCGGCTCCCGCTCCGACCGGCAGGCCCGCCGCGACGGCCACCGGCGCCGGATGATGCGCGGCGGACTGCTGCTCGGCGCCGCGCTGGCCGCGATGTTCAGCGTCCCGCCCGCCCTGACCGGCCGGGGCGCCGCGCTCTGGGTCGGCGGCTGGTTCACCGCCGGGAACCTGCTGTTCGCCGCCTTCCAGGTGCCCTACCTGACCACCCCCTCCGACCTGGCGGTCGGCTACCACGAACGCACCCGGGTCTTCATGTTCCGGATGGCCCTGCTGACGGCGGGCCTGCTCGCCGCCGGGGTCGCCGCACCCGCGCTCTCCTCCGGCGGCACCCGCACCGACTACACCCGGATGGCCCTGCTGCTGGCCGCCGCGATGGCCGCCTCCGCCGCCGTCGCCCTGCGCGGCGTGCGCCGCCTGACCGCCGAGTGCGGGTTCAGGGCGCCCGCCGAACGGGCCGGGCACTCCACCCGCGCCGCCCTGCGCACCGCCCTGCGCGACCGTAACTTCCGCCCCCTGGTGCTGTCCTACCTGTTCACCGGCACCACCACGCACCTGTTCCTGGCCGCCCTGCCCTACGTCACCGCGTACGTCTTCCGGGACGGAAGGCTCACCGCCCTGTTCATGGGACTCTTCCTCGCCCCCGCCATGCTCTCCGGCCCCGCCTGGACGGCCTGGTCCCGGCGGGCGGGCAACGGCAAGCAGCGCGGACTGCTCATCTCCCAGGCCGGGTTCGCCACCGGCTCGGTGCTCCTGCTGCCCGCCGCCGCCCTGCTCGACGGCCCCGCCCGGACCGCCGCCACCGCCGCCGTGGTGATGGCCATGGGCACCGCCTTCGCCGGACTCCAGCTCTTCGCGTTCGCGCTGCTCCCGGACGCCGTCGCCGCCGCCGACACCGCCGAAGCGGGCGCCTACACCGGCGTGTGGACCGCCGCCGAGGCCACCGGCACCGCCGTCGGCCCCTACCTGTACTCCGCCGTCCTCGCCCTCGGCGGCTTCGTCTCCAGCACCGGCGGCGCCCACGCCCCGCAGAGCGACACCGCCCTGACCGCCCTGCTGACCGGGTTCACCCTGCTGCCCGCCGCACTGATGGCCCTCGCCCTGGCCCTCCAACGCCGCTGCGCCCTGGACACGGGACAGCGGCTCGGGTGA
- a CDS encoding DUF5937 family protein, whose amino-acid sequence MTLRIDLAGTPPERIRFGVSPLAELTAMLHVLASPEHHPQLAGWAAGVWAGLRPELAERLREAEFLWRSSRADFLVPARPRATLAAELDEVDAIGDERYAHAALVTTCGSNRRTFAGRSPLHDPAARAAALDRAQARGPVQEAFAERLLADPAAVRARVRETLELCAAAFFDAEWPALAARLGRDVRDKAELRRRQGLGAALAEVSAAVAVTPDGGSLVLDKLQDSTAQAGPAGVTFLPSVFGHPHLVAVYAPGWQPVVQYPAADGRRPAAVPLEAVGLRLEALAHPVRLRLVRTLARGPHTTGELARAWELTAPEVSRHLAVLRRAGLLTAHRRGRHVHHVLDLAATGTLGTDLLAAVLR is encoded by the coding sequence GTGACCCTGCGCATCGACCTCGCCGGGACGCCGCCGGAGCGGATCCGGTTCGGTGTCTCCCCGCTCGCCGAACTCACCGCGATGCTGCACGTGCTGGCCTCGCCGGAGCACCATCCGCAGCTGGCCGGGTGGGCGGCGGGCGTGTGGGCGGGGCTGCGTCCGGAGCTGGCCGAGCGGCTGCGCGAGGCGGAGTTCCTGTGGCGTTCCTCCCGGGCGGACTTCCTGGTGCCGGCCCGGCCGCGGGCCACCCTGGCGGCCGAGCTGGACGAGGTCGACGCGATCGGCGACGAGCGGTACGCGCACGCGGCGCTGGTCACCACCTGCGGCTCCAACCGGCGGACCTTCGCCGGCCGCTCCCCGCTGCACGACCCGGCGGCCCGGGCGGCCGCGCTGGACCGGGCGCAGGCCCGCGGGCCGGTCCAGGAGGCGTTCGCGGAGCGCCTGCTGGCGGATCCGGCGGCGGTGCGGGCCCGGGTGCGGGAGACCCTGGAGCTGTGCGCGGCGGCGTTCTTCGACGCGGAGTGGCCGGCGCTGGCGGCCCGGCTGGGCCGGGACGTGCGGGACAAGGCCGAGCTGAGGCGCCGTCAGGGGCTGGGCGCGGCCCTGGCCGAGGTGTCGGCGGCGGTCGCCGTCACGCCGGACGGCGGCTCGCTGGTCCTCGACAAGCTGCAGGACTCCACCGCGCAGGCGGGCCCGGCCGGGGTGACCTTCCTGCCCAGCGTGTTCGGCCACCCGCACCTGGTCGCGGTGTACGCCCCCGGCTGGCAGCCGGTGGTGCAGTACCCGGCGGCGGACGGGCGGCGCCCGGCGGCCGTCCCGCTGGAGGCCGTCGGCCTGCGGTTGGAGGCGCTGGCCCATCCGGTGCGGCTGCGCCTGGTCCGCACCCTGGCGCGCGGCCCGCACACCACCGGCGAGCTGGCGCGGGCCTGGGAGCTCACCGCGCCGGAGGTCTCCCGCCACCTCGCCGTGCTGCGCCGGGCCGGCCTGCTGACCGCCCACCGCCGGGGGCGGCACGTGCACCACGTCCTGGACCTGGCCGCGACCGGCACGCTCGGCACCGACCTGCTGGCCGCCGTCCTGCGCTGA
- a CDS encoding NAD(P)H-dependent oxidoreductase: MKTLIVHAHPEPKSLNGSLKDHAVSVLEAAGHQVRVSDLYAMGWKAAADAADYGPHASSPLKVPLDSGRAFEAGELTADVRAEQEKLLWADTVILQFPLWWYTMPAILKGWVDRVFTYRFAYGVGEHSNTKYGERFGEGTLAGRRALLSVTVGGPAPHYAARGINGPIDDLLFPIQHGILHYPGLEVLPPFVVYGGDRLTPEQYSAVAAAWEQRLLTLGTTEPIPFRRQNFGDYEIPALHLKEGLEPAGRTGFGLHTRA, translated from the coding sequence ATGAAGACCCTGATCGTGCACGCCCACCCCGAGCCGAAGTCGCTCAACGGCTCGCTCAAGGACCACGCGGTGTCCGTGCTGGAGGCCGCCGGGCACCAGGTGCGGGTCAGCGACCTGTACGCGATGGGCTGGAAGGCCGCCGCCGACGCCGCCGACTACGGCCCGCACGCCTCCAGCCCGCTGAAGGTCCCGCTGGACTCCGGCCGCGCCTTCGAGGCCGGGGAGCTCACCGCCGACGTCCGCGCCGAGCAGGAGAAGCTGCTCTGGGCCGACACCGTCATCCTCCAGTTCCCGCTGTGGTGGTACACGATGCCCGCCATCCTCAAGGGCTGGGTCGACCGGGTCTTCACCTACCGCTTCGCGTACGGCGTCGGCGAGCACAGCAACACCAAGTACGGCGAGCGCTTCGGCGAGGGCACCCTGGCCGGGCGCCGGGCCCTGCTCTCGGTCACCGTCGGCGGCCCCGCGCCGCACTACGCCGCCCGCGGCATCAACGGCCCGATCGACGACCTGCTGTTCCCGATCCAGCACGGCATCCTGCACTACCCCGGCCTCGAGGTGCTGCCGCCCTTCGTGGTCTACGGCGGCGACCGGCTCACCCCCGAGCAGTACTCCGCCGTCGCCGCGGCCTGGGAGCAGCGCCTGCTCACCCTGGGGACCACCGAGCCGATCCCGTTCCGCCGGCAGAACTTCGGCGACTACGAGATCCCCGCCCTGCACCTCAAGGAGGGCCTCGAACCGGCCGGCCGCACCGGCTTCGGCCTGCACACCCGGGCCTGA
- a CDS encoding SRPBCC family protein — MTEFRTVRATPLSAEEAWRRVTDWPRHGAGVPFTTVRSDGRTVAARTGAGRFGFDDVMDLVRHEPPDGGRPGICRLVKRGPLVTGWAEIEVRPHPRGGAVVRWREDLRIGPLPALLDRPTAWCGRLLFRRTLRTLLR, encoded by the coding sequence ATGACCGAGTTCCGCACCGTCCGGGCCACCCCGCTGTCCGCCGAAGAGGCCTGGCGGCGCGTCACCGACTGGCCGCGGCACGGCGCGGGCGTCCCGTTCACCACCGTGCGCTCCGACGGCCGGACGGTGGCGGCCCGGACGGGAGCGGGCCGGTTCGGCTTCGACGACGTGATGGACCTGGTCCGCCACGAGCCCCCGGACGGCGGCCGCCCCGGAATCTGCCGCCTGGTCAAACGCGGCCCGCTGGTGACGGGTTGGGCCGAGATCGAGGTCCGCCCGCACCCCCGCGGCGGCGCCGTGGTCCGCTGGCGCGAGGACCTGCGGATCGGCCCGCTGCCCGCCCTGCTGGACCGCCCCACCGCCTGGTGCGGCCGCCTACTCTTCCGCCGCACCCTGCGCACCCTGCTGCGCTGA
- a CDS encoding SDR family NAD(P)-dependent oxidoreductase, with protein sequence MTVLNRRQDPRGRRVLITGASGTIGRALGERLTAAGAHVHGLDLRPTGDEPFPVLRCDVTDDDSVRRAVARALEALGGLDVLVNNAGTGGPAPAEYAPGAEVRRQLEINLLGTWRTTAACVDALVAARGRVVMVASRMAVLQLPLAAAYGASKRAMVAYADALRLELGTHVGVSCVYPSAVRSPIHDSTRAAGLSLEGMSVYEPLEGVLDAIGRAAFSTRPHRDVTTTRKGAVEFFLARHLPALTDRIVARALNARAAAGALDGAEPAAGVVARNRGTK encoded by the coding sequence GTGACCGTACTCAACCGCCGTCAGGACCCGCGCGGCCGCCGGGTGCTGATCACCGGCGCCTCCGGCACCATCGGACGCGCCCTCGGCGAACGCCTCACCGCCGCCGGGGCGCACGTCCACGGCCTCGACCTGCGGCCCACCGGCGACGAACCCTTCCCCGTGCTGCGCTGCGACGTCACCGACGACGACAGCGTGCGCCGAGCCGTCGCCCGGGCCCTGGAGGCCCTCGGCGGCCTCGACGTCCTCGTCAACAACGCGGGCACCGGCGGACCGGCCCCCGCCGAGTACGCCCCCGGCGCCGAGGTCCGCCGCCAGCTGGAGATCAACCTGCTCGGCACCTGGCGCACCACCGCCGCCTGCGTCGACGCCCTGGTCGCCGCCCGCGGCCGGGTCGTCATGGTCGCCTCCCGGATGGCCGTCCTGCAGCTCCCGCTGGCCGCCGCCTACGGCGCCTCCAAGCGCGCCATGGTCGCCTACGCCGACGCGCTGCGCCTCGAACTCGGCACCCACGTCGGCGTCAGCTGCGTCTACCCGTCCGCCGTGCGCAGCCCGATCCACGACTCCACCAGGGCCGCCGGGCTCTCGCTGGAGGGCATGAGCGTGTACGAGCCGCTGGAGGGCGTGCTCGACGCGATCGGCAGGGCCGCGTTCTCCACCCGCCCGCACCGCGACGTCACCACCACCCGCAAGGGCGCCGTCGAGTTCTTCCTGGCCCGCCACCTGCCCGCCCTCACCGACCGGATCGTCGCCCGCGCCCTGAACGCCCGGGCCGCCGCCGGGGCCCTCGACGGCGCCGAACCGGCCGCCGGGGTGGTCGCCCGGAACAGGGGGACGAAGTGA
- a CDS encoding GNAT family N-acetyltransferase — protein sequence MPPLVPPVVPPGSLNRCAQPVLPLDGGLLLRPWLDTDAADVARVFRDPAIRRWHLRGADSDQEAGEWIVRWRRDWTDEKAAHWAVAGADGGLLGRVSLQSLVLYGGQAEIAYWTAPEARGRGVCSRAVARASHWALHEVGFHRIELGHSTANPASCRIADKNGYALEGTRRSALLHADGWHDMHLHARVREED from the coding sequence ATGCCTCCCCTCGTTCCCCCGGTCGTGCCGCCGGGCAGCCTCAACCGTTGTGCCCAGCCCGTCCTGCCGCTCGACGGCGGCCTGCTGCTGCGGCCCTGGCTCGACACGGACGCCGCGGACGTCGCCCGGGTGTTCCGGGACCCGGCGATCCGGCGCTGGCACCTGCGCGGGGCGGACTCCGACCAGGAGGCGGGCGAGTGGATCGTCCGGTGGCGGCGCGACTGGACGGACGAGAAGGCCGCGCACTGGGCGGTGGCGGGGGCCGACGGCGGGCTGCTCGGGCGGGTCTCCCTGCAGTCCCTGGTGCTCTACGGCGGGCAGGCGGAGATCGCCTACTGGACCGCCCCCGAGGCCCGCGGGCGGGGCGTCTGCTCGCGGGCGGTGGCGCGGGCCTCGCACTGGGCGCTGCACGAAGTGGGCTTCCACCGGATCGAGTTGGGCCACTCCACCGCGAACCCCGCCTCCTGCCGGATCGCCGACAAGAACGGCTACGCCCTGGAGGGCACCCGCCGCAGCGCCCTGCTGCACGCCGACGGCTGGCACGACATGCACCTGCACGCCCGCGTCCGGGAGGAGGACTGA
- a CDS encoding MFS transporter — MTTTTPATAPPLRPPRPTLRRLVRAGGGPRYAAALLVDALGSGLLRPFLLLYGISVLHLDAAATGLAMTGGIVAGLACMPPLGRWLDRGARSAAVAAAMLVRVVGVAVLLAAPTGRAAPFALAALFLGIGNQAWPAAHAALVTTVAEAHLRDTALAAARSVRNAGLGLGALLATVCLTGGAPALRALAAVSGAGFLAAAALARSVRVTAGHAERAPGAAADGGTRRLRAVLLANVVYVFCLNVPEVAVPLVLVTVLHASPAWPAAVFVANTVLVVTLQVPVTGWAAARWPRARVLALSGAVLAASYLAFLPATALGPLAVALVTIPCTLGEILYAGSATPLVTALAPAGGLGRALSRLQLSTGLGLALSPAVITALAPLALWPALAGATLAAAAAVHRTGARTAQPQVRSRAGSRPAVG; from the coding sequence ATGACCACCACCACCCCCGCCACCGCCCCGCCGCTGCGCCCGCCCCGTCCGACGCTCCGCCGCCTCGTCCGGGCCGGCGGCGGCCCGCGCTACGCCGCCGCCCTGCTCGTCGACGCCCTCGGCTCGGGCCTGCTGCGCCCGTTCCTGCTGCTCTACGGCATCTCGGTGCTGCACCTGGACGCGGCCGCCACCGGGCTGGCGATGACCGGCGGGATCGTCGCGGGCCTGGCCTGCATGCCGCCGCTCGGCCGCTGGCTGGACCGGGGCGCCCGCAGCGCCGCCGTCGCCGCCGCGATGCTGGTGCGGGTGGTCGGCGTGGCCGTACTGCTGGCCGCGCCGACCGGGCGCGCGGCCCCGTTCGCGCTGGCCGCGCTGTTCCTCGGCATCGGCAACCAGGCCTGGCCCGCCGCGCACGCCGCCCTGGTCACCACCGTCGCCGAGGCCCACCTGCGGGACACCGCGCTCGCCGCCGCCCGCTCCGTCCGCAACGCCGGGCTCGGCCTCGGCGCGCTGCTCGCCACCGTCTGCCTCACCGGCGGCGCCCCCGCCCTGCGGGCCCTGGCCGCGGTCTCCGGCGCGGGCTTCCTGGCCGCCGCCGCCCTGGCCCGCTCGGTGCGGGTCACCGCGGGACACGCCGAACGGGCCCCCGGCGCGGCGGCGGACGGCGGGACGCGGCGGCTGCGCGCGGTGCTGCTGGCCAACGTGGTGTACGTGTTCTGCCTGAACGTGCCCGAAGTGGCGGTGCCGCTGGTGCTGGTGACGGTCCTGCACGCCTCCCCGGCCTGGCCCGCCGCGGTGTTCGTCGCCAACACCGTGCTGGTGGTCACCCTCCAGGTGCCGGTCACCGGGTGGGCGGCGGCCCGCTGGCCGCGGGCGCGGGTGCTGGCGCTGTCCGGGGCGGTGCTCGCCGCGAGCTACCTGGCCTTCCTGCCGGCCACGGCGCTCGGCCCGCTCGCGGTCGCGCTGGTGACGATCCCGTGCACCCTCGGCGAGATCCTCTACGCGGGCAGCGCCACGCCCCTGGTCACCGCCCTCGCCCCGGCCGGCGGGCTCGGCCGCGCGCTCTCGCGCCTGCAGCTCTCCACCGGCCTGGGCCTGGCGCTCTCCCCGGCCGTCATCACCGCCCTGGCCCCGCTCGCCCTCTGGCCCGCCCTGGCCGGCGCCACCCTGGCCGCCGCCGCGGCCGTCCACCGCACCGGTGCCCGGACGGCTCAGCCGCAGGTCAGGTCGCGGGCGGGCAGCCGGCCCGCGGTCGGGTAG
- a CDS encoding flavin-containing monooxygenase, translated as MGSTRVAVIGAGAAGLAAAKALLDHGLDVTVLERGTRVGGLWAGDDGDAGSPAYDSLHLNTSRGRTEFADFPMPAHWPDFPSAARVAGYLADYADRFGVTGRVRFGTHVERVVRDADGWRVDGERHDAVVVANGHNRDPKWPSPGYPGDFDGTQLHAHDHRGAAAYTGKRVLVVGTGNSAMDIAVDASYTADGPVLLSARHGTHVVPKYLFGRPADATGGALAVLPWRLRQTVAQSVLKLAVGTPQRYGLPAPAGGLFQNHPTISDTVLHRLTHGEIEARPGIQRLDGTRVHFTDGRSDQVDVIVWATGYRVTIPFLDERWTGPDPEQLPLYQRVFHLDDPTLSFVGLMQSTGAALPVVEAQGRLVAAHLAGRYALPGAEQQREHVRRAHAAAVRRWGDKRPMMRIDFDRYVAAVPRELKAGARRAQKEKTP; from the coding sequence ATGGGCTCGACCAGGGTGGCGGTGATCGGCGCCGGTGCGGCAGGACTGGCCGCCGCCAAGGCACTGCTCGACCACGGGCTGGACGTCACCGTCCTGGAGCGCGGCACCCGCGTCGGCGGCCTGTGGGCGGGCGACGACGGCGACGCGGGCTCCCCGGCGTACGACAGCCTGCACCTGAACACCAGCAGGGGCCGCACCGAGTTCGCCGACTTCCCGATGCCCGCGCACTGGCCGGACTTCCCGTCCGCCGCCCGGGTGGCCGGCTACCTCGCCGACTACGCCGACCGCTTCGGCGTCACCGGGAGGGTCAGGTTCGGGACGCACGTCGAGCGGGTCGTCCGGGACGCCGACGGCTGGCGGGTCGACGGCGAACGCCACGACGCCGTGGTCGTCGCCAACGGCCACAACCGGGACCCGAAGTGGCCCAGCCCCGGCTACCCCGGCGACTTCGACGGCACCCAGCTGCACGCCCACGACCACCGCGGCGCCGCCGCCTACACGGGCAAGCGGGTGCTGGTCGTCGGCACGGGCAACTCCGCGATGGACATCGCCGTCGACGCCTCGTACACCGCCGACGGCCCGGTGCTGCTCTCCGCCCGGCACGGCACCCACGTCGTCCCCAAGTACCTGTTCGGCCGCCCCGCCGACGCCACCGGCGGCGCACTCGCCGTCCTGCCCTGGCGGCTCCGGCAGACCGTCGCGCAGAGCGTGCTCAAGCTCGCCGTCGGCACCCCCCAGCGGTACGGGCTGCCCGCCCCCGCCGGCGGCCTGTTCCAGAACCACCCCACCATCAGCGACACCGTCCTGCACCGCCTCACCCACGGCGAGATCGAGGCCCGCCCCGGCATCCAGCGGCTCGACGGCACCCGCGTGCACTTCACCGACGGGCGCAGCGACCAGGTCGACGTGATCGTCTGGGCCACCGGTTACCGCGTCACGATCCCCTTCCTGGACGAACGCTGGACCGGCCCCGACCCCGAACAACTCCCGCTCTACCAAAGGGTGTTCCACCTCGACGACCCCACGCTGAGCTTCGTCGGACTGATGCAGTCCACCGGCGCCGCCCTCCCCGTGGTCGAGGCCCAGGGCCGCTTGGTCGCCGCCCACCTCGCCGGCCGCTACGCCCTCCCCGGTGCCGAGCAGCAGCGCGAACACGTCCGCCGCGCGCACGCCGCCGCCGTCCGGCGCTGGGGCGACAAGCGGCCGATGATGCGGATCGACTTCGACCGGTACGTCGCCGCCGTCCCCCGCGAACTCAAGGCCGGCGCCCGCCGCGCGCAGAAGGAGAAGACCCCGTGA
- a CDS encoding aldo/keto reductase: MPSTVPDGRAPRRLGPFEVPAVGLGCMNLSHAYGTPPSAGDAAKLLLSALDAGVTLFDTAALYGFGANEELVGRVLGPHREQIVLASKCGMTGVDGRRVIDGRPETIRRTAEQSLARLGTDVIDLYYLHRLDPAVPVEESVGALAELVAAGKVRAIGLSEVSAATLRRAHAVHPVAALQNEYSLWTRNPERGTLAATRELGIALVAFSPVGRGVLTDAPPRMADLPPADIRHAMPRFTAAHYPANLALRAELAALAAPAGLTVAQLALAWVLSRGGHVLAIPGTRSVEHLREDVAVLDLDVPAELLAAAGRVLSDETVHGSRYAPAHLPEIDTERCGAAG; encoded by the coding sequence ATCCCCTCCACCGTCCCGGACGGCCGCGCCCCGCGCCGGCTCGGGCCGTTCGAGGTCCCGGCCGTCGGACTGGGCTGCATGAACCTCAGCCACGCCTACGGCACCCCGCCGTCCGCCGGTGACGCGGCGAAACTGCTGCTGTCCGCCCTCGACGCGGGCGTCACGCTGTTCGACACGGCCGCGCTGTACGGGTTCGGCGCCAACGAGGAGCTGGTCGGCCGGGTGCTGGGCCCGCACCGGGAGCAGATCGTGCTGGCCTCCAAGTGCGGCATGACGGGCGTGGACGGACGGCGCGTCATCGACGGCCGCCCCGAGACGATCCGGCGCACCGCGGAGCAGTCGCTGGCCCGGCTCGGCACCGACGTGATCGACCTGTACTACCTGCACCGGCTGGACCCGGCCGTCCCGGTCGAGGAGAGCGTGGGCGCGCTGGCGGAGCTGGTCGCGGCGGGCAAGGTCCGCGCCATCGGCCTGTCCGAGGTGTCGGCGGCCACCCTGCGCCGGGCGCACGCGGTGCACCCGGTCGCCGCGCTGCAGAACGAGTACAGCCTGTGGACCCGCAACCCGGAGCGCGGCACCCTGGCGGCGACCCGTGAACTGGGCATCGCGCTGGTCGCGTTCAGCCCGGTCGGGCGCGGCGTGCTGACCGACGCCCCGCCGCGGATGGCCGACCTGCCGCCCGCGGACATCCGGCACGCCATGCCGCGCTTCACCGCCGCGCACTACCCGGCGAACCTGGCGCTGCGCGCCGAACTGGCCGCCCTGGCCGCGCCCGCTGGCCTGACGGTGGCCCAGCTGGCGCTGGCCTGGGTGCTCTCGCGCGGCGGGCACGTGCTCGCCATCCCGGGCACCCGCTCGGTGGAGCACCTGCGCGAGGACGTCGCGGTGCTCGACCTGGACGTCCCCGCCGAGCTGCTGGCGGCGGCCGGTCGGGTGCTGTCCGACGAGACGGTGCACGGCTCGCGCTACGCGCCGGCGCACCTCCCGGAGATCGACACCGAGCGCTGCGGCGCGGCGGGCTGA